The proteins below come from a single Acidobacteriota bacterium genomic window:
- a CDS encoding GNAT family N-acetyltransferase: MPVPLAPIEVAPAHALPDGYAIQRGTPAQAEAMLALITASLEEGHLLPRTLDDLRRHAERFLVIVAGDALVGCAELAPLSGTVAEVRSLVIDAAHRGKRLGPALIESLGATARREQFGTLCAFTHEAAHFVRLGFTIVPHTWLPEKIATDCVACPKFRTCGQYAVALPLRGTQVGSMSAVRTSRRAAQPRTAESSVLVLHR; this comes from the coding sequence ATGCCCGTCCCCCTGGCACCCATCGAGGTGGCGCCGGCACACGCGTTGCCGGATGGGTACGCGATCCAGCGCGGTACGCCGGCGCAGGCCGAGGCGATGCTGGCCCTGATCACGGCGAGCCTCGAGGAAGGACACCTGCTGCCGCGCACGCTCGACGACCTGCGCCGTCATGCCGAGCGCTTCCTCGTGATCGTGGCGGGCGATGCGCTCGTCGGCTGCGCGGAACTGGCGCCGCTGAGCGGCACCGTCGCCGAGGTGCGTTCGCTGGTGATCGACGCCGCGCACCGCGGCAAGCGGCTCGGCCCGGCGTTGATCGAGTCGCTCGGCGCCACGGCGCGCCGTGAGCAGTTCGGCACGCTGTGCGCGTTCACGCACGAAGCCGCGCATTTCGTGCGCCTCGGCTTCACGATCGTGCCGCACACGTGGCTGCCCGAGAAGATTGCGACAGACTGCGTGGCGTGTCCGAAGTTCCGGACGTGCGGGCAGTACGCCGTCGCGCTGCCGCTGCGAGGCACGCAGGTCGGCAGCATGTCTGCCGTGCGCACCAGCCGTCGCGCGGCTCAACCCCGCACCGCGGAGTCCTCCGTCCTCGTCCTGCATCGATGA
- the argF gene encoding ornithine carbamoyltransferase has protein sequence MRTQHFLSLTDISPAELADVLQAAALLEQERARGIRSFGATALAGQHVALLFEKPSLRTRCTFEIAVRELGGDVIAPPQDVAMGEREPIADVARNLERWVSGVVIRTFAQDRLVEFATAAPRLHVVNALTDEEHPCQALADLLTLRNHFGELKGHTLTFVGDGNNVATSLAQGALMLGMHVRLAAPRDYEFPAAIDEQLRGLARHGATLEVFRDAKAAVAGTSAVYTDAWTSMGQEAEAQHRRKVFAPFQVNAALMKAAGDAVFMHCLPAHRGEEATDEVMDGPASIIFDQAENRLHAQKALLMLLMGG, from the coding sequence CTGCGGACGCAGCACTTCCTCTCGCTCACCGACATCTCACCGGCGGAACTGGCCGACGTGCTGCAGGCAGCGGCGCTGCTCGAGCAGGAGCGGGCACGCGGGATCAGGAGTTTCGGCGCGACGGCGCTCGCTGGCCAGCACGTGGCGCTGCTCTTCGAGAAGCCGTCGCTGCGCACGCGGTGCACGTTCGAGATCGCCGTGCGCGAACTCGGCGGCGACGTGATCGCCCCGCCACAGGACGTGGCGATGGGCGAACGCGAACCGATCGCCGACGTGGCGCGCAACCTCGAACGCTGGGTGTCCGGCGTCGTGATCCGCACGTTCGCGCAGGATCGCCTCGTGGAGTTCGCCACGGCGGCCCCGCGGCTGCACGTGGTCAACGCGCTCACCGACGAGGAGCACCCGTGTCAGGCACTGGCCGACCTGCTCACGCTCCGCAACCACTTCGGCGAGTTGAAGGGGCACACGCTCACCTTCGTCGGCGACGGCAACAACGTCGCGACGTCGCTCGCGCAGGGCGCGCTGATGCTGGGTATGCACGTCCGCCTCGCCGCGCCTCGCGACTACGAGTTCCCCGCGGCGATCGACGAACAGCTGCGCGGGCTCGCGCGCCATGGCGCCACGCTGGAGGTCTTCCGCGACGCGAAGGCCGCCGTGGCCGGCACGTCGGCGGTGTACACGGATGCGTGGACGTCGATGGGCCAGGAGGCCGAGGCGCAGCACCGGCGCAAGGTGTTCGCGCCGTTCCAGGTGAACGCCGCCCTCATGAAGGCCGCCGGCGACGCCGTCTTCATGCACTGCCTGCCGGCGCATCGCGGCGAAGAGGCCACCGACGAGGTGATGGACGGGCCCGCCTCGATCATCTTCGATCAGGCAGAGAATCGCCTGCACGCGCAGAAGGCCCTGCTCATGCTGCTCATGGGCGGGTGA
- a CDS encoding LamB/YcsF family protein, with the protein MEGVDGLFVARCHSAGEPERRQQGLRDSARPLPVLSRPPLHPPWRGRVNPRLDINADLGEHDGPPDDAALALVRVVTSVNVACGGHAGDEDSMRGTVAEAVRCGVTIGAHPSYPDRAGFGRRVVPLSPDAIAACVAVQVRVLCDCAAREGGVVRHVKPHGALYNVAWVDSDVAAAIVAGIDSVDPGLALYAPYGSALARAAASHRVVYEGFLDRAYEDEGTLTPRDVAGAVLHDADVACARAVEWARTGIVTTRTGRALALPIDTLCVHGDTAGALALATRTRAALDAVGVHVMPWDA; encoded by the coding sequence ATGGAAGGCGTCGACGGTCTGTTTGTGGCACGATGCCACAGTGCTGGGGAGCCAGAGCGTCGGCAGCAGGGGCTGCGCGATTCTGCGCGGCCTCTGCCCGTTCTCTCTCGTCCTCCTCTCCACCCACCCTGGCGAGGACGCGTGAACCCCCGTCTCGACATCAACGCCGACCTCGGCGAACACGACGGTCCGCCAGACGATGCGGCGCTGGCGCTGGTGCGCGTGGTGACGTCGGTCAACGTGGCCTGCGGTGGACATGCCGGCGACGAGGACAGCATGCGGGGCACGGTGGCAGAAGCCGTGCGATGCGGCGTCACGATTGGCGCGCACCCGTCGTATCCGGATCGCGCCGGCTTCGGCCGGCGCGTCGTGCCGCTGTCGCCCGACGCGATTGCCGCGTGCGTGGCCGTGCAGGTTCGCGTGCTGTGTGACTGTGCGGCGCGCGAAGGTGGCGTGGTGCGCCACGTCAAGCCGCACGGCGCGCTCTACAACGTCGCGTGGGTGGACAGCGATGTCGCCGCGGCCATCGTCGCCGGCATCGACAGCGTCGATCCTGGCCTGGCACTGTATGCGCCGTACGGGTCGGCGCTCGCGCGCGCCGCCGCGTCGCACCGTGTGGTATACGAGGGCTTCCTCGACCGTGCGTACGAAGACGAGGGCACGCTCACGCCGCGAGACGTGGCGGGGGCCGTGCTGCACGACGCGGACGTGGCGTGCGCGCGGGCCGTCGAGTGGGCACGAACCGGCATCGTCACGACGCGCACGGGCCGCGCGCTCGCGCTGCCGATCGACACGTTGTGCGTCCACGGCGACACGGCGGGTGCGCTGGCGCTGGCGACGCGCACCCGTGCGGCCCTCGACGCGGTCGGCGTTCACGTGATGCCATGGGACGCGTGA
- a CDS encoding acetylornithine/succinylornithine family transaminase, whose protein sequence is MSSASATAATTVQATEAAYVLQTYRRQPVVFVRGEGVWLVADDGTRYLDMLSGIGVNVLGHTHPALVAAVREQVGELVHTSNLFFHPYQGVVAERLAKASGLARAFFCNSGTEAVEGCLKFARRYWYTAGTPRPQFIAFERGFSGRTMGALSTTWDEHYRTPFEPLVPEVRFVSNEDPADLLAAVSDRTAAIIAEPIQGEGGVRPLPPQIVAAINTACEQTGALYIADEVQSGLGRTGQMFHSRTLGLSPDLISVGKALGAGVPVGAVLVSSRVANAISAGDHGTTYGGNLLACRAALAVLDALEGGLLDHVRRMGPIFADALRSLADRHPSVVGVRGAGLIQGLVLDRDAAPVVPAALERGLIVNRTAERVVRLLPPYVITEAEIAEAISRLDAALTAVEGA, encoded by the coding sequence ATGTCATCTGCTTCCGCCACCGCTGCCACCACCGTCCAGGCCACTGAAGCCGCCTACGTCCTCCAGACGTACAGGCGTCAGCCGGTGGTGTTCGTGCGTGGCGAGGGCGTATGGCTCGTGGCCGACGACGGCACGCGCTATCTCGACATGCTGTCGGGCATCGGGGTGAACGTGCTCGGGCACACGCATCCCGCACTGGTTGCTGCCGTGCGCGAGCAGGTCGGTGAACTGGTCCACACGTCGAATCTGTTCTTCCACCCGTACCAGGGCGTGGTGGCCGAGCGTCTCGCGAAGGCGTCGGGCCTCGCGCGTGCGTTCTTCTGCAACAGCGGCACCGAGGCCGTCGAAGGCTGCCTGAAGTTCGCGCGACGGTACTGGTACACGGCCGGCACGCCGCGCCCACAGTTCATCGCGTTCGAGCGTGGCTTCTCCGGCCGGACGATGGGTGCGCTGTCGACGACGTGGGACGAGCACTACAGGACGCCGTTCGAGCCCCTGGTGCCCGAAGTGCGCTTCGTGTCGAACGAGGATCCCGCCGACCTGCTCGCGGCCGTGAGCGACAGGACGGCCGCGATCATCGCCGAGCCGATCCAGGGCGAGGGCGGCGTACGTCCGCTGCCGCCGCAGATCGTCGCGGCGATCAACACCGCCTGCGAGCAGACGGGCGCGCTCTACATCGCCGACGAGGTGCAGTCGGGCCTCGGCCGCACCGGACAGATGTTCCACTCGCGCACGCTCGGCCTGTCGCCGGATCTGATCTCGGTCGGCAAGGCACTCGGCGCCGGCGTGCCCGTCGGCGCGGTACTCGTGTCGTCGCGTGTCGCGAATGCGATCAGCGCGGGCGACCACGGCACGACGTACGGCGGCAACCTGCTGGCGTGCCGTGCGGCGCTCGCGGTGCTCGACGCGCTCGAAGGCGGCCTGCTCGATCACGTGCGGCGCATGGGCCCGATTTTCGCCGACGCGTTGCGATCGCTGGCGGATCGGCATCCGAGCGTCGTCGGCGTGCGCGGCGCGGGCCTCATCCAGGGACTCGTGCTCGACCGCGACGCCGCTCCCGTGGTACCCGCCGCGCTCGAACGCGGATTGATCGTGAATCGCACGGCCGAGCGCGTGGTGCGCCTGCTGCCGCCATACGTGATCACCGAAGCGGAGATCGCCGAGGCGATCTCGCGCCTCGACGCCGCGCTCACGGCCGTCGAAGGAGCCTGA
- the argJ gene encoding bifunctional glutamate N-acetyltransferase/amino-acid acetyltransferase ArgJ: MITTIEGGITAPAGFRAAGVHCGIKANPERLDLALVVSDTPATAAAVFTTNLAVAPPIVVSREHLRASGGHARAVVINSGCANACTGDQGRQVAHLMAAETARAVECDLEEVLVMSTGVIGVQLDPRTVTQGIIAATDDLSRDGHARAAHAIMTTDPFPKERAVEVTTPKGTFRVGGISKGSGMIEPRMATMLGVLTCDAAVPAPLLQRVLAEVTDHTFNAITVDGECSTNDCVALLANGASGVTIGEAEAPLLSDALYEVARFLATEIVRGGEGATKLVTVTVTGARTYDEAKQAARAIANSLLVKTAIHGGDPNWGRLVAVAGRAGVGFDLQGAAVRIGDVVLFEGGRPFDERAPQAAEYLRNKDISVSVDLGTGGGEEATMWTCDLSREYVTINAEYRT, from the coding sequence ATGATCACGACCATTGAAGGTGGCATCACCGCGCCGGCCGGCTTCCGGGCCGCCGGCGTGCACTGCGGCATCAAGGCCAATCCCGAGAGGCTCGACCTCGCGCTCGTCGTGTCTGACACGCCGGCGACGGCCGCTGCCGTGTTCACCACGAACCTGGCCGTCGCGCCGCCGATCGTCGTCTCTCGCGAGCACCTGCGCGCGTCCGGCGGGCACGCCCGCGCTGTCGTGATCAACTCGGGCTGCGCCAACGCCTGCACGGGCGATCAGGGCCGCCAGGTTGCGCACCTCATGGCCGCCGAAACGGCGCGTGCGGTGGAGTGCGACCTCGAGGAGGTGCTCGTGATGTCCACGGGCGTGATCGGCGTGCAGCTCGATCCGCGCACCGTGACGCAGGGCATCATCGCCGCGACAGACGACCTGTCGCGCGACGGCCATGCCCGCGCGGCGCACGCGATCATGACCACCGACCCGTTCCCGAAGGAGCGGGCCGTGGAGGTGACCACCCCGAAGGGCACGTTCCGCGTCGGCGGCATCTCCAAGGGTTCGGGGATGATCGAGCCCCGCATGGCCACGATGCTCGGCGTGCTGACGTGCGATGCGGCAGTGCCCGCGCCATTGCTGCAACGCGTGCTGGCGGAGGTGACCGACCACACGTTCAACGCCATCACCGTCGACGGCGAGTGCTCCACCAACGACTGCGTGGCGCTGCTTGCCAACGGTGCCAGCGGCGTGACGATCGGCGAAGCCGAGGCTCCGCTGCTCTCCGATGCGCTCTACGAAGTCGCGCGCTTCCTCGCCACCGAGATCGTGCGCGGCGGAGAGGGCGCGACCAAGCTCGTGACGGTGACCGTCACCGGTGCGCGCACGTATGACGAGGCGAAGCAGGCCGCACGCGCCATCGCGAACTCGCTGCTGGTGAAGACCGCCATCCACGGCGGCGATCCGAACTGGGGTCGTCTCGTGGCCGTGGCAGGACGCGCAGGCGTGGGCTTCGATCTCCAGGGTGCAGCCGTCCGCATCGGCGATGTCGTTCTCTTCGAGGGCGGGCGTCCGTTCGACGAACGCGCGCCGCAGGCCGCCGAGTACCTGCGGAACAAGGACATCAGCGTGAGCGTGGACCTCGGCACTGGCGGCGGCGAGGAAGCCACGATGTGGACCTGCGACCTGAGCCGCGAGTACGTGACGATCAACGCGGAGTATCGGACCTGA
- a CDS encoding S9 family peptidase: protein MRNEAETGMMQRTWQRVRQAAVWVVLGGAVVHAQPRGLAPADYYKEVVVEDVAVRPQGDMVAFTVMTIVETDNARHREIWLQPLVQGRPSGDAYRFTSPTENSTNPRWSPDGALLAFTSRRDKDENTAWFARVGGAGGEAFHIDGVGADPVWSPDGKWIAYVKAPTRDKDGDGVADKKEEREGWIAPDAVSKTLDAKRFDGRVVTSTRYKSNGTLPWMPHYSTRDVAQIFVAPAAGGAPAQVTRLAFAPSQIGWLPDSETLIFAGDDQQDNERNTELTSDLFVVSRTGGEPRRLTTNPGAERAPAVSPGGDRLAFLHQSRAGAETDLIVVDLAPDGSFRGTPRNLTASWDRVPGAPRWTPDGRRLRFDAESNGNAHVFEVAVDGTPRVRAVTTGDVQIRAASESRDGAVMAYRLDSPLSPAELYVSAGDGSAARQATRFNAAWLAGVTLQAPERLTWKVADGTEIEGWLVKPIGYVPGRSYPFVLKIHGGPHTQYGNTWFSTFHILSGSGFFVLYPNPRGSSGYGHAFTYATRGKWGELDSEDYLRGVDAVLARYPDIDPKRLGVSGGSYGGFMSNWLSATTTRFSAVVTSRSITNWESWYGTSDAQRLTEYEFGGTPWEARDVYRRLSPISYVERVTAPTLIINGENDWRTPPGDGEQWFMALKKRNVPVELVNYPRSTHDLSRTGEPWLLVDRLERIRSWFVHWLADVKR, encoded by the coding sequence ATGAGAAACGAGGCTGAGACGGGCATGATGCAGCGGACGTGGCAACGGGTGCGACAGGCGGCGGTGTGGGTGGTGCTTGGCGGCGCGGTGGTGCATGCGCAGCCGCGTGGCCTGGCGCCTGCCGACTACTACAAGGAAGTGGTGGTCGAGGACGTCGCCGTGCGTCCGCAGGGCGACATGGTGGCGTTCACCGTGATGACGATCGTCGAGACGGACAACGCGCGGCATCGCGAGATCTGGCTGCAGCCGCTCGTGCAGGGACGTCCGAGCGGCGATGCCTACCGTTTCACGTCGCCGACGGAGAACTCGACGAACCCGCGCTGGAGTCCCGACGGCGCGCTCCTGGCCTTCACGTCGCGTCGCGACAAGGACGAGAACACCGCGTGGTTCGCGCGCGTCGGCGGCGCGGGCGGCGAGGCGTTCCACATCGACGGTGTCGGCGCCGACCCGGTGTGGTCGCCCGACGGCAAGTGGATCGCGTACGTCAAGGCGCCGACGCGCGACAAGGACGGCGATGGCGTGGCCGACAAGAAGGAAGAGCGCGAGGGGTGGATCGCACCTGACGCCGTCTCGAAGACGCTCGACGCGAAGCGCTTCGACGGCCGCGTGGTGACGTCCACGCGCTACAAGTCCAACGGCACGCTCCCCTGGATGCCGCACTACTCGACGCGCGACGTCGCGCAGATCTTCGTCGCGCCGGCCGCCGGCGGTGCGCCCGCGCAGGTCACGCGCCTGGCGTTCGCGCCGTCGCAGATCGGATGGTTGCCCGACAGCGAGACACTGATCTTCGCCGGCGACGATCAGCAGGACAACGAGCGCAACACCGAGCTCACGAGCGACCTGTTCGTCGTGAGCCGCACCGGTGGGGAGCCGCGCCGGCTCACCACGAATCCCGGCGCGGAACGCGCGCCGGCCGTGTCGCCGGGCGGCGACCGGCTCGCCTTCCTCCACCAGTCGCGCGCCGGCGCCGAGACGGATCTGATCGTCGTGGACCTCGCGCCGGACGGCAGCTTCCGTGGCACGCCACGCAATCTCACCGCCTCGTGGGACCGCGTGCCCGGCGCGCCGCGCTGGACACCCGACGGCCGCCGCCTGCGATTCGACGCCGAATCCAACGGCAACGCACACGTCTTCGAGGTGGCGGTCGACGGCACGCCGCGCGTGCGCGCGGTCACGACGGGCGACGTCCAGATCCGTGCGGCATCGGAGAGCCGCGACGGCGCCGTGATGGCCTATCGACTCGACTCGCCGTTGTCGCCGGCGGAACTCTACGTCTCGGCCGGAGATGGCAGCGCGGCGCGCCAGGCCACGCGCTTCAACGCGGCGTGGCTGGCAGGCGTCACGCTGCAGGCGCCAGAGCGCCTCACGTGGAAGGTGGCCGATGGCACCGAGATCGAAGGGTGGCTCGTGAAACCGATCGGTTACGTACCAGGACGATCGTACCCGTTCGTCCTGAAGATCCACGGCGGGCCGCACACGCAGTACGGCAACACGTGGTTCTCGACGTTTCACATCCTGTCGGGATCCGGGTTCTTCGTGCTGTACCCCAATCCGCGTGGCTCGTCGGGCTATGGGCACGCCTTCACGTACGCGACGCGCGGCAAGTGGGGTGAACTCGACAGCGAGGATTACCTGCGCGGCGTCGATGCCGTCCTCGCACGCTACCCGGACATCGATCCGAAGCGCCTCGGCGTGTCGGGCGGCAGCTACGGCGGCTTCATGAGCAACTGGCTCAGCGCCACAACGACGCGATTCTCCGCCGTCGTGACGAGCCGGTCGATCACCAACTGGGAGAGCTGGTACGGAACGTCGGATGCGCAACGGCTCACCGAGTACGAGTTCGGCGGTACGCCGTGGGAGGCGCGCGACGTCTACCGGCGGTTGTCGCCGATCTCCTACGTGGAGCGCGTGACCGCGCCGACGCTCATCATCAACGGCGAGAACGACTGGCGGACGCCGCCGGGCGATGGCGAGCAGTGGTTCATGGCGCTCAAGAAGCGCAACGTGCCCGTCGAACTCGTGAACTACCCGCGCTCGACGCACGACCTCTCGCGCACGGGCGAACCGTGGCTGCTGGTGGATCGCCTGGAGCGCATCCGCAGCTGGTTCGTGCACTGGCTCGCCGACGTCAAACGGTAG